The sequence below is a genomic window from Micromonospora aurantiaca ATCC 27029.
CATCGCGGCCAGCCACGTCTGCGCGATGAACAACACCCCCGCCAGGACGAGGACAGTGGCCATCGCCCGGCCGATCTGCCGAGAACCGCCCTTGGCCTCCTCGGCCAGCATGCTGATGCCGTCGAAACCCAGGAAACTGAGTACAGCGATCGACACCGCCCCCGCCACCACCGACCAGGTGAACGTGTCGGCGTCGTAGAACGCGTCCCAGCTGAACCGGCCCCTACCCGAGGCGAGAGCCCAGCAGGCGACGCCCAGGAAGACCGCCAGGACGATCAGCTCGCCGACGAGCATCACCCGAGTCACCATCGCGGTCATGCGGATGCCGACCGAGTTGACGACCGTGTTCACCGCGACGAACCCCAGCAGCCACAACCACACCGGCACCGCCGGCACGGTGGCATGCATCGCCACCGACGCCACCAGATACAGCAAGCCCGGCACGAGAACGTAGTCGAGCAGGATCACCCAACCGGCCAGAAAACCGACCGGCGCGCTGATGCCCCGGCCGGCGTAGTTGTAGACGCTTCCCGACATCGGGAACGCCTTCACCATCTGCGCGTACGAGAACGCGGTGAACACCAACGCCACCACACCGACCGCGTACGCCAGGGCCACCATCCCGCCGGAGCCGGCGTACACGCTGCCGAAAATCGCCATCGGCGCGATCGGCACCATATACACCAAGCCATACGCGACCAGGTCCCGGAATCGAAGGCGGCGTGCCAACTCCTGTGTGTAGCCGTAACGCTTCAGCTCATCATGATCCGGCATCCGGGATCCCCTCAG
It includes:
- a CDS encoding APC family permease, with translation MPDHDELKRYGYTQELARRLRFRDLVAYGLVYMVPIAPMAIFGSVYAGSGGMVALAYAVGVVALVFTAFSYAQMVKAFPMSGSVYNYAGRGISAPVGFLAGWVILLDYVLVPGLLYLVASVAMHATVPAVPVWLWLLGFVAVNTVVNSVGIRMTAMVTRVMLVGELIVLAVFLGVACWALASGRGRFSWDAFYDADTFTWSVVAGAVSIAVLSFLGFDGISMLAEEAKGGSRQIGRAMATVLVLAGVLFIAQTWLAAMLVPDPGVLLAQGDPNGTAFYGAAAVAGGGWLATLCAVATAIAWGLPNSMVAQVATSRLLYAMARDRQLPSFLAKVSVRRNVPINATLLTGAVSLALGLYMATRADGITLLSSLINFGAMVAFLVLHVSVVVHHLIRRRSGNWWAHLVMPGIGFAILAYVVVNANIAAQRLGLAWLALGMVVLAGLYLSGRRPSLSGLAPVQRSARDLERV